A genomic segment from Streptosporangium roseum DSM 43021 encodes:
- a CDS encoding thermonuclease family protein: protein MERLVVIVLAAALVALLVVYLVRGPTPPTEPGPAPAPTTALREPRPPADAERAKVLRVYDGDTMTVTPIGGGEGQSVRLIGIDTPELRPAQCYGKEAAQALRELARPGSTVTLAPDRAKKDRYGRRLRYVWNERGVFVNGALAREGAAYALAIKPDVTYQDLFAALVQEARDRHRGLWGSCPDPRPPVHGPRPT, encoded by the coding sequence GTGGAGCGACTTGTGGTGATTGTTCTTGCCGCCGCGCTGGTGGCCCTGCTGGTGGTGTACCTCGTCAGGGGCCCCACCCCGCCGACGGAGCCGGGTCCGGCACCGGCGCCGACGACGGCCCTCCGGGAGCCGCGACCGCCCGCGGACGCGGAACGGGCGAAGGTCCTGCGGGTCTACGACGGGGACACGATGACGGTCACGCCGATCGGCGGCGGTGAGGGGCAGTCCGTACGGCTGATCGGCATCGACACCCCGGAGCTGCGCCCCGCCCAGTGCTACGGCAAGGAGGCGGCACAGGCGCTGCGGGAGCTCGCCCGGCCCGGCTCCACGGTCACCCTCGCGCCCGACCGGGCCAAGAAGGACCGCTACGGACGCCGGCTCCGCTACGTCTGGAACGAGCGGGGCGTCTTCGTCAACGGCGCCCTGGCGCGCGAGGGCGCGGCGTACGCCCTGGCCATCAAGCCCGATGTCACCTACCAGGACCTGTTCGCGGCCCTGGTGCAGGAGGCCCGCGACCGGCACCGGGGGCTGTGGGGATCGTGTCCCGACCCCCGGCCGCCCGTGCACGGCCCGCGTCCCACGTGA
- a CDS encoding MurT ligase domain-containing protein, which translates to MTQLPLRAQLASALGRTAATLSRATGRGDGSVIGGRVGLALEPDLLRKLAQDRKLALVSATNGKTTTTRLITSALQELGDVATNAFGANMPAGHVSALSSAKHAPYGVLEVDEKYLPEVINTTGAGVIVLMNLSRDQMDRAGEIWLLAQKWRRALAGKNTHVIANADDPLVAWGASTAARVTWVSAGQPWKEDSWCCPECGGPLDRKGMEYTPPGGHVPGMVTSRTAENDWACRECTFRRPEPSWILDDDAVIDPRRQRWVLDIQLPGRANRANAVVALATAETFGLPVQRALPRLREVTSVAGRYTTVQRDGRHARLLLAKNPAGWLEAFDVLDRSLPVILSVNAQGPDGRDTSWLWDVDYRVLRGRPVYVAGERRLDLALRLDVAGVPFQLADSFEQALAAQPPGKVDVIANYTAFQQIRSEFGRAV; encoded by the coding sequence ATGACTCAGCTTCCGCTGCGGGCACAGCTCGCGAGCGCGCTCGGCCGGACGGCCGCCACCCTGTCCCGGGCGACCGGCCGAGGCGACGGATCGGTGATCGGTGGCCGGGTCGGCCTGGCGCTGGAGCCCGACCTGCTGCGCAAGCTCGCGCAGGACCGCAAGCTGGCCCTGGTGAGCGCGACCAACGGCAAGACCACCACCACCCGCCTGATCACCTCCGCGCTGCAGGAGCTCGGCGACGTCGCCACCAACGCCTTCGGCGCCAACATGCCCGCCGGGCACGTCTCGGCGCTGTCGTCGGCCAAGCACGCCCCCTACGGCGTCCTGGAGGTCGACGAGAAATACCTGCCCGAGGTGATCAACACCACCGGTGCCGGCGTGATCGTCCTGATGAACCTCAGCCGCGACCAGATGGACCGGGCCGGTGAGATCTGGCTGCTGGCCCAGAAGTGGCGCCGGGCGCTCGCCGGAAAGAACACCCACGTCATCGCCAACGCCGACGACCCGCTGGTGGCCTGGGGCGCCTCCACGGCCGCCAGGGTCACCTGGGTGTCGGCCGGGCAGCCGTGGAAGGAAGACTCCTGGTGCTGCCCCGAGTGCGGCGGCCCGCTCGACCGCAAGGGCATGGAGTACACCCCGCCCGGCGGTCACGTCCCGGGCATGGTGACCTCCCGCACGGCCGAGAACGACTGGGCCTGCCGCGAGTGCACCTTCCGGCGGCCCGAGCCGTCCTGGATCCTCGACGACGACGCGGTGATCGACCCGCGCAGGCAGCGCTGGGTGCTCGACATCCAGCTCCCCGGCCGGGCCAACCGGGCCAACGCCGTGGTCGCGCTGGCCACCGCCGAGACGTTCGGCCTGCCGGTCCAGCGCGCGCTGCCGCGCCTGCGCGAGGTCACCTCCGTCGCGGGCCGCTACACCACCGTGCAGCGCGACGGGCGGCACGCCCGGCTGCTGCTCGCCAAGAACCCGGCCGGCTGGCTGGAGGCGTTCGACGTGCTCGACCGCTCGCTGCCGGTGATCCTGTCGGTGAACGCCCAGGGCCCCGACGGCCGTGACACCTCCTGGCTGTGGGACGTCGACTACCGCGTCCTGCGCGGCAGGCCGGTCTACGTGGCCGGGGAGCGGCGGCTCGACCTCGCGCTCCGGCTGGACGTGGCGGGCGTGCCGTTCCAGCTGGCCGACTCCTTCGAGCAGGCGCTCGCCGCGCAACCACCGGGCAAGGTCGACGTGATCGCCAACTACACCGCCTTCCAGCAGATCCGATCGGAGTTCGGTCGTGCAGTCTGA
- a CDS encoding type 1 glutamine amidotransferase has protein sequence MQSDSALRLVWIYPDLLSTYGDQGNVLVLEQRAQRRGIPVETVHVRSADPVPEGGDIYLIGGGEDRPQILAAERLRRDGGLHRAVARGAALLAVCAGYQIMGTTFGGEEGQPVDGIGLIDIASGRGEGRAVGELAGEADPALGIPTLTGFENHMGVTRLGAGVRPLARTAIGTGNGDGTEGCHIGKIVGTYLHGPALARNPGLADLLLGWAVGAQLPPIDDAWFERLRQERLSAVLPR, from the coding sequence GTGCAGTCTGACAGCGCCCTGCGTCTCGTCTGGATCTATCCGGACCTGTTGAGCACCTACGGGGACCAGGGCAACGTCCTGGTCCTGGAGCAGCGCGCCCAGCGCCGCGGCATCCCGGTCGAGACGGTTCACGTGCGCTCGGCCGACCCGGTGCCCGAGGGCGGCGACATCTACCTGATCGGCGGCGGCGAGGACCGGCCGCAGATCCTGGCCGCCGAGCGGCTGCGCCGGGACGGCGGCCTGCACCGGGCCGTCGCGCGCGGCGCCGCCCTGCTGGCCGTCTGCGCGGGTTACCAGATCATGGGCACCACGTTCGGCGGCGAGGAGGGGCAGCCGGTCGACGGCATCGGGCTGATCGACATCGCCAGCGGCCGCGGCGAGGGCCGCGCGGTCGGCGAGCTGGCCGGCGAGGCGGACCCGGCGCTCGGCATCCCGACGCTGACCGGCTTCGAGAACCACATGGGCGTCACCCGGCTGGGCGCCGGCGTCCGTCCGCTGGCCCGTACGGCGATCGGCACCGGCAACGGCGACGGCACCGAGGGCTGCCACATCGGCAAGATCGTCGGCACCTACCTGCACGGCCCCGCGCTCGCCCGCAACCCCGGCCTCGCCGACCTCCTGCTGGGCTGGGCGGTCGGCGCCCAGCTCCCGCCGATCGACGACGCCTGGTTCGAACGGCTCCGCCAGGAGCGGCTGTCGGCGGTGCTGCCCCGCTGA
- a CDS encoding DsrE family protein: MARSLVIKVTAGEDAPERCNQAFTVAAAALASGVPVSLWLTGESAWFALPGRAKEFTLPHAAQLGDLLDAVLAAGRVTLCTQCASRRDIKVDDVIEGVRIAGAPTFVEEVLGEGVQALVY, translated from the coding sequence ATGGCACGATCACTGGTGATCAAGGTGACCGCCGGCGAGGACGCACCCGAGCGCTGCAACCAGGCGTTCACGGTGGCCGCGGCGGCGTTGGCGAGCGGGGTTCCCGTCTCCCTCTGGCTGACCGGCGAGTCAGCATGGTTCGCCCTCCCCGGACGGGCGAAGGAGTTCACGCTGCCGCACGCCGCCCAGCTCGGCGACCTGCTCGACGCGGTGCTGGCGGCAGGCCGGGTGACGCTGTGCACGCAGTGCGCGTCCCGGCGCGACATCAAGGTGGACGACGTGATCGAGGGCGTGCGCATCGCGGGCGCCCCCACCTTCGTCGAGGAGGTCCTCGGCGAGGGGGTCCAGGCGCTCGTCTACTGA
- a CDS encoding FABP family protein, with product MDVPELHPDLEPIAFLVGRWEGAGVGGYPTIESFNFGQEIVFGHNGKPFLTYTSRTWLLDEGGNKVRPLGTEAGFWRQLPDRQLEVCLSHPTGIVEIYLGEVVFNKIELRTDVVARTGTAKEYTAGHRLYGLVNGNLMWAYDMAAVGQPLQSHISAELKKVADFVPEVD from the coding sequence ATGGACGTTCCCGAGCTGCATCCCGACCTTGAGCCGATCGCCTTCCTCGTGGGCCGGTGGGAAGGTGCCGGGGTGGGTGGATACCCGACGATCGAGAGCTTCAACTTCGGCCAGGAGATCGTCTTCGGTCACAACGGCAAGCCCTTCCTGACCTACACCAGTCGCACCTGGCTGCTCGACGAGGGGGGCAACAAGGTCCGCCCGCTGGGCACCGAGGCCGGTTTCTGGCGCCAGTTGCCCGACCGCCAGCTGGAGGTGTGCCTGTCACATCCGACCGGCATCGTGGAGATCTACCTCGGCGAGGTGGTCTTCAACAAGATCGAGCTACGGACCGACGTGGTCGCGCGCACCGGGACCGCCAAGGAGTACACCGCAGGACACCGCCTCTACGGCCTGGTCAACGGCAACCTGATGTGGGCCTACGACATGGCGGCCGTGGGGCAGCCGCTCCAGTCGCACATCTCCGCCGAGCTCAAGAAGGTGGCCGACTTCGTGCCCGAGGTCGACTAG
- a CDS encoding DUF2470 domain-containing protein, whose amino-acid sequence MSTPFTPEVVNAIKRHMNDDHSDDALLICKGLGGQPEATGATTTGVDAEAIEFAAVVGGRDVAVRVPWSTTLTERAQVRREVVRLYQEACAALGVPARGEH is encoded by the coding sequence ATGAGCACCCCTTTCACCCCCGAAGTAGTCAATGCCATCAAACGTCACATGAACGACGACCACAGTGACGACGCGCTGCTGATCTGCAAGGGCCTCGGCGGGCAGCCCGAGGCCACCGGCGCGACGACGACGGGGGTGGACGCGGAGGCGATCGAGTTCGCCGCGGTGGTGGGCGGCCGGGACGTCGCGGTCCGGGTCCCGTGGAGCACCACGCTGACCGAGCGTGCCCAGGTGCGCAGGGAAGTGGTCCGCCTCTACCAGGAGGCCTGCGCCGCCCTCGGCGTCCCGGCCCGCGGCGAGCACTGA